A window of Chloracidobacterium sp. N contains these coding sequences:
- a CDS encoding type IV pilus twitching motility protein PilT yields the protein MSSNFVLSDLLRKMIELGGSDLHITTNSPPQVRVHGHLRPLDYPEMTPADTKQLAYSVLTDAQKHRFEETLELDFSFGIKGMSRFRANLFNQRGAVAAVFRAIPYEIRTFEDLGLPPVVRKLCEKPRGLILVTGPTGSGKSTTLASMINKINEDRHEHIITIEDPIEFLHPHKNCLVNQREVHADTHSFANSLRAALRQDPDVVLIGEMRDLETVETALRIAETGHLTFGTLHTNSAYSTINRIIDIFPSHQQSQIRTQLSLVLEGVLCQSLLPKANGQGRCMALEILVPNSAIRNLIREDKIHQIYGMMQTGQDKFGMQTFNQSLLSLYLSRQITLEVAMARSHNPDELQDLINRATSGVGGGAMPPGGRPMPPGGPARPGMPPPVRR from the coding sequence ATGTCGTCAAACTTTGTGCTGAGCGACCTGCTTCGGAAAATGATCGAACTGGGCGGCTCAGACCTCCACATCACAACCAATTCACCACCCCAGGTTCGGGTTCACGGACATCTTCGTCCACTCGACTACCCCGAAATGACGCCGGCGGATACCAAGCAACTGGCCTACTCCGTGCTGACCGACGCCCAGAAGCACCGTTTCGAGGAGACCCTGGAACTCGACTTCTCGTTCGGTATCAAAGGCATGTCCCGCTTCCGGGCCAACCTCTTCAACCAGCGCGGCGCTGTGGCAGCGGTCTTCCGGGCCATTCCCTACGAAATCCGCACCTTTGAAGACTTGGGACTGCCACCGGTAGTCAGAAAGCTGTGTGAAAAGCCGCGTGGTCTCATTCTGGTCACCGGGCCGACGGGTTCCGGCAAGTCCACCACCCTGGCTTCGATGATCAACAAAATCAACGAAGACCGGCACGAGCACATCATCACCATCGAAGACCCCATCGAGTTTCTCCATCCCCACAAGAACTGCCTCGTCAACCAGCGCGAAGTCCACGCCGACACACACAGTTTTGCCAACTCCCTGCGCGCTGCCCTGCGTCAGGACCCTGATGTGGTGCTCATCGGGGAGATGCGCGACCTGGAAACCGTCGAAACGGCGCTGCGGATCGCCGAAACCGGACACCTGACCTTCGGCACGCTGCACACGAACTCGGCTTACTCGACCATCAACCGTATCATTGACATCTTTCCGTCCCACCAGCAGTCCCAGATTCGGACGCAGCTCAGCCTCGTTCTCGAAGGCGTGCTGTGCCAGTCGCTCCTCCCCAAAGCCAATGGGCAGGGACGCTGCATGGCGCTTGAAATCCTCGTCCCGAACTCGGCCATCCGCAACCTCATCCGGGAAGACAAAATCCACCAGATTTACGGGATGATGCAAACCGGGCAGGACAAGTTCGGGATGCAGACCTTCAATCAGTCGCTGCTCAGCTTGTACCTCAGCCGTCAGATTACGCTCGAAGTGGCCATGGCGCGGTCGCACAACCCCGACGAGTTACAGGACCTCATCAACCGTGCCACCAGCGGCGTCGGCGGCGGGGCGATGCCCCCTGGCGGGCGGCCCATGCCCCCGGGTGGCCCGGCGCGCCCCGGCATGCCCCCTCCGGTTCGCCGTTAG
- a CDS encoding CHAT domain-containing protein yields MTSRQRASIVTTPWRSVRRGTWLLAFVVAGLLACRQPSLTSQPDVWQSLRQWPVTSPHGFRLSGAPAPPSGTTARLDLDQTTRLTAAVATATTLEPAACTHALLWRDLAAGEIHLARRRLTSPHPAPHPATADWSNDAAIVQSEWGLRHGRPEDFEAALKALNHAPATRDHARTAHFNRALLFQHLGLARRAEAEWRHYLDEEHDGAWAAVARQHLDDLTRQPPDLSHLQDTLAGLVDNPETPEAQSFFTHHLGALLDGTGALAEAFVTSGASTRLKQLHCLAQQTRQRAGDLWATDLAQVIARLRDTEQAAPWLAARQDLRQARQRYPIEGQPTAAEPLYARARQTFLAVGDLASAAEAELGLVYCAVQRPETAPLDRLSAALLSTARSRHYARLEGQTLRVRAQLALRQSRPALAVTHCQSALATFQMLSDWEETQRTLLILSDAHEHQGNAPAALLTLRQLLQTGRQRGTNPRRYSQACAFAARTCAAAGAFELGLAFAEEARAAAAGQTFPAFQLDAETLLAVLNIKSGRLAAAAAALDRAAGVLERVDDPRVRRVLALDYLPTAAWCRMALGEPVAALQLCTAAAENLRTGQHDAYWPLVESVRSAAHLALGNARSAEAALEAGIRWLETTRLRLTQTPDRQRFFHRQAELYERLAALRLKRGQVTEAFACLEQARARTLLDRRRQATGNPGASSPLPATGAAFIRALQVRLPEQVIVLAYAVGDEQTESFVLTRRDLRHTTLATGGAQLARDIHSLNGLLTDVTSDISHIRHIGQQLYATLIAPLKCSWTASTRLVIIPDGPLYSLPWAAICDAEGRWLAQQVPFSMCPSVATLVQALEQAREKDAPPAREPPTGTALVAADPDLSAAAEAHDLPPLSGARDELLCLQSILGPGVTLTGSEVTKARLMAALPQTHLAHLAVHGRAEPDAPLRSALHLTATAEDDGQLTAAEVYECSFPQLRLVVLSACESALGAALRGEGATGLGQAFLAAGASSVVATLARTDDHFMRDLMCAFHRARQAGASPAVALQQAWRAAPAHHPARWANVVLLGAP; encoded by the coding sequence ATGACCAGCCGGCAACGTGCCAGTATCGTGACGACACCGTGGCGCTCTGTCCGGCGGGGAACCTGGCTGCTGGCCTTCGTTGTCGCCGGACTGCTGGCCTGCCGGCAACCATCTCTCACCAGCCAACCTGATGTATGGCAGAGCCTTCGGCAGTGGCCGGTGACTTCACCCCACGGATTTCGTCTTTCCGGGGCGCCAGCACCTCCCAGCGGGACGACGGCCCGCCTCGATCTGGACCAAACCACAAGGCTGACGGCCGCTGTCGCCACCGCAACGACCCTTGAACCCGCAGCCTGTACCCATGCCCTGCTCTGGCGCGACCTGGCCGCCGGAGAGATTCATCTGGCCCGTCGTCGTCTGACGTCCCCACATCCCGCCCCACACCCTGCTACGGCGGACTGGTCCAACGACGCCGCCATTGTGCAGTCCGAATGGGGACTCCGGCACGGACGACCGGAAGACTTCGAGGCGGCGCTCAAAGCTCTCAACCATGCGCCTGCCACCCGTGACCACGCCCGGACCGCCCACTTCAACCGGGCACTTCTGTTTCAGCACCTTGGTCTGGCACGCCGCGCGGAAGCCGAGTGGCGACACTACCTTGACGAAGAACACGACGGGGCCTGGGCCGCCGTCGCCCGGCAGCATCTGGATGACCTGACGCGGCAGCCGCCCGACCTCTCACATCTTCAGGACACACTGGCCGGACTGGTCGACAACCCGGAGACGCCCGAAGCACAGAGCTTTTTCACCCACCACCTGGGCGCATTGCTCGATGGGACAGGCGCACTGGCCGAAGCCTTTGTGACTTCCGGTGCGTCAACACGTCTCAAGCAGCTTCACTGTCTGGCTCAGCAAACCCGGCAACGGGCCGGTGATCTGTGGGCAACCGACCTCGCCCAGGTTATTGCCAGACTCCGGGACACAGAGCAGGCGGCCCCGTGGCTGGCGGCCCGGCAGGACCTGCGCCAGGCCCGCCAACGCTATCCCATCGAGGGCCAACCCACCGCCGCCGAGCCGCTCTACGCGCGCGCGCGCCAGACCTTTCTCGCGGTCGGTGACCTGGCCAGCGCGGCCGAAGCCGAACTGGGACTTGTTTATTGCGCCGTACAACGCCCCGAAACCGCCCCGCTTGACCGGCTAAGCGCGGCGCTGCTGTCCACGGCGCGCAGCCGGCACTATGCCCGCCTGGAAGGGCAAACCCTGCGGGTGCGCGCCCAGCTTGCCCTCCGCCAGTCCCGGCCGGCACTGGCCGTCACCCACTGCCAGTCGGCGCTGGCGACATTTCAGATGCTTTCCGACTGGGAGGAAACCCAACGCACCCTGCTCATTCTCAGTGACGCCCACGAACACCAGGGCAATGCGCCCGCCGCACTGCTGACGCTGCGACAACTGCTCCAGACCGGCCGCCAGCGGGGGACGAATCCCCGGCGGTATTCCCAGGCCTGCGCCTTTGCGGCCCGAACCTGCGCGGCAGCCGGGGCTTTTGAACTGGGCCTCGCCTTTGCTGAAGAAGCCCGCGCGGCCGCCGCCGGACAAACCTTCCCGGCCTTCCAGCTCGATGCCGAAACCCTGTTGGCGGTGTTGAACATCAAGTCCGGCCGGCTGGCAGCGGCTGCGGCTGCGCTCGACCGGGCCGCCGGGGTTCTGGAGCGGGTTGACGACCCGCGTGTGCGGCGTGTTCTTGCCCTCGACTACCTGCCGACGGCGGCCTGGTGTCGCATGGCGCTGGGAGAACCCGTGGCCGCTCTTCAGCTCTGTACGGCGGCCGCTGAAAACCTGCGCACCGGGCAGCACGATGCCTACTGGCCGCTTGTGGAATCCGTACGGAGCGCCGCCCACCTTGCCCTTGGCAATGCCCGGTCCGCCGAAGCCGCCCTGGAAGCCGGTATCCGCTGGCTGGAAACAACGCGCCTCCGCCTGACCCAAACTCCTGACCGCCAACGCTTTTTCCACCGGCAGGCCGAGCTGTACGAACGTCTGGCCGCCCTGCGGCTGAAACGCGGCCAGGTCACGGAAGCCTTCGCATGTCTTGAACAGGCACGGGCGCGCACCCTGCTCGACCGCCGCCGCCAGGCGACCGGAAACCCCGGCGCGTCCTCCCCGCTTCCAGCCACCGGGGCGGCTTTCATCCGGGCGTTACAGGTGCGTTTGCCGGAGCAGGTCATCGTTCTGGCCTACGCGGTCGGGGATGAGCAGACCGAAAGTTTCGTGCTCACCCGGCGCGACCTGCGGCACACAACGCTGGCCACCGGCGGCGCGCAACTCGCCCGCGACATCCACAGCCTGAACGGTCTTCTGACCGATGTGACGAGTGACATCTCCCACATCCGCCACATCGGACAACAACTGTACGCCACGCTCATCGCTCCGCTGAAATGCTCATGGACGGCTTCCACGCGCCTGGTCATCATCCCGGACGGCCCACTTTACAGCCTGCCGTGGGCGGCGATCTGTGATGCTGAAGGACGGTGGCTCGCCCAGCAGGTGCCGTTCTCGATGTGCCCAAGCGTGGCAACGCTCGTCCAGGCACTGGAACAGGCACGCGAAAAGGACGCGCCGCCTGCCCGCGAGCCACCGACCGGAACGGCTCTCGTGGCGGCTGACCCGGACCTGTCCGCTGCCGCTGAAGCCCACGACCTGCCTCCGCTTTCCGGCGCACGGGATGAGCTCCTCTGCCTGCAATCCATTCTGGGGCCGGGGGTGACACTGACTGGCAGCGAGGTCACAAAAGCGCGCCTTATGGCGGCGCTGCCCCAAACCCACCTGGCGCACCTGGCCGTTCACGGACGGGCTGAACCGGATGCACCGCTGCGGTCGGCGCTCCACCTCACGGCCACAGCAGAAGATGACGGGCAACTCACGGCCGCCGAAGTGTACGAATGTTCCTTCCCACAGCTCCGGCTGGTGGTGCTGTCGGCCTGCGAGTCGGCGCTTGGGGCGGCGCTGCGGGGTGAAGGCGCGACGGGCCTCGGACAGGCCTTTCTGGCGGCCGGCGCTTCGAGCGTCGTCGCCACGCTGGCCCGTACGGATGATCACTTCATGCGTGACCTGATGTGCGCGTTTCATCGGGCGCGGCAGGCGGGAGCCAGTCCGGCCGTGGCGCTCCAGCAAGCCTGGCGCGCGGCCCCGGCCCACCATCCGGCACGGTGGGCAAATGTGGTTCTGCTTGGCGCACCGTAA
- a CDS encoding type II secretion system F family protein yields MPTYVFVGRNQLNQQVRGERTAASREQLESLLRREQVTLLSVQEKSRDIALPKLVGGSVSSKELAIFTRQFSVMIDAGLPLVQCLEILASQQDKNKYFKQVLTQVRTDVESGSTLSDAMAKHPKVFDNLYTNMVAAGETGGILDTILQRLATFIEKIVKLRSDVISALIYPSAVIVLAIAVISVIMIVVIPAFRNIFEGLLGPGERLPLPTEIVIAVSAFMASYWWLLLIIIGAIVWVIRAYYKTPGGRLVIDRLMLKIPVIGDILLKIAVARFSRTLATLLSSGVPILESLDITARTAGNVVVSNAINRVRDSIEQGQTIVEPLKASGVFPSMVCQMIGVGEQTGALDAMLSKIADFYELEVDAAIANLLTLIEPIMIGFLGVTIGGIVIAMYLPLFALVGKLAGR; encoded by the coding sequence ATGCCGACGTATGTTTTCGTAGGACGCAACCAGCTCAATCAGCAGGTGCGTGGAGAGCGCACGGCTGCCAGTCGTGAACAGCTCGAAAGCCTGCTCCGCCGCGAACAGGTCACACTGCTCAGTGTCCAGGAAAAAAGCCGGGACATTGCCCTTCCCAAACTGGTCGGTGGAAGCGTCAGCTCGAAGGAGCTGGCCATCTTCACACGTCAGTTTTCCGTGATGATTGATGCCGGCTTGCCGCTTGTCCAGTGCCTTGAAATCCTGGCGAGCCAACAGGACAAAAACAAATACTTCAAGCAGGTTCTCACACAGGTGCGCACGGATGTCGAAAGCGGCTCAACCCTTTCAGACGCCATGGCCAAACACCCGAAGGTCTTTGACAACCTCTACACGAACATGGTGGCTGCAGGGGAAACCGGCGGTATTCTCGACACCATTCTGCAACGCCTCGCCACCTTCATCGAAAAAATCGTCAAACTCCGCTCGGATGTCATCTCGGCCCTGATTTACCCGTCGGCGGTCATTGTGCTGGCCATTGCGGTCATCAGCGTGATCATGATCGTGGTCATTCCGGCCTTCCGCAACATCTTTGAAGGGCTGCTCGGTCCGGGTGAACGGCTTCCCCTCCCGACGGAAATCGTCATTGCGGTCAGCGCCTTCATGGCCAGCTACTGGTGGCTGCTGCTCATCATCATCGGGGCCATTGTCTGGGTGATCCGCGCTTACTACAAAACGCCCGGCGGGCGGCTTGTCATTGACCGCCTGATGCTCAAGATTCCTGTCATCGGGGACATCCTGCTGAAGATTGCCGTCGCCCGTTTTTCACGTACGCTGGCTACCCTCCTGTCAAGCGGCGTCCCGATTCTCGAATCGCTCGACATCACCGCCCGTACGGCCGGAAACGTCGTGGTCAGCAATGCCATCAACCGTGTGCGTGACTCGATTGAACAGGGACAGACCATCGTCGAGCCGCTCAAGGCCAGCGGGGTCTTTCCCTCGATGGTGTGTCAGATGATCGGCGTCGGGGAACAGACGGGTGCTCTCGATGCCATGCTCTCCAAGATCGCTGACTTCTATGAACTCGAAGTTGACGCCGCCATTGCCAACCTTCTGACACTCATTGAACCCATCATGATTGGCTTCCTCGGTGTCACCATCGGCGGCATCGTCATCGCCATGTACCTTCCGCTTTTTGCCCTCGTCGGCAAACTGGCAGGACGCTGA
- a CDS encoding peptidylprolyl isomerase, producing the protein MSTRRIATLVTNHGTIQFELLSGEAPRTVENFTLLANRGYYTNVTFHRVIRGFMIQGGDPTGTGAGGTSAFGREFEDEINPASPLYRTGYVPGIVAMANRGPNTNGSQFFIMHKKSALPPNYTIFGRVIAGQEVVDAIAETPTNAQDRPLKPVIIESARVEEVPAG; encoded by the coding sequence ATGTCCACCCGGCGCATTGCAACGCTCGTCACCAATCACGGCACGATTCAGTTTGAACTGCTGTCCGGGGAGGCTCCCCGGACGGTGGAAAACTTCACGCTGCTGGCGAACCGTGGCTATTACACCAACGTGACCTTTCACCGTGTCATTCGCGGCTTCATGATTCAGGGCGGCGATCCAACCGGCACCGGTGCGGGTGGAACGTCGGCTTTCGGGCGGGAGTTTGAAGATGAAATCAATCCCGCCTCGCCGCTGTACCGGACGGGTTATGTGCCGGGCATTGTGGCCATGGCCAACCGGGGGCCGAACACGAACGGCAGCCAGTTTTTCATCATGCACAAGAAAAGCGCCCTGCCGCCCAACTACACGATTTTTGGGCGGGTCATCGCCGGGCAGGAGGTTGTGGACGCCATTGCCGAGACGCCGACAAATGCCCAGGACCGACCCCTCAAGCCGGTGATCATCGAGTCGGCGCGGGTGGAGGAGGTTCCGGCCGGTTGA
- a CDS encoding zinc-ribbon domain-containing protein, producing the protein MPFYYCPNCGASNPDSAAACYNCGAPNPTAQTTDATPPAATNPFEAPTQPQSPYQAPSYPPYPPPVTPSPYGMPPAPYQQPYVTPDVTPAYGPPLYGPVGYQDPAFSVEAQRWQGQARTALILGVLGVPGMLCCMSPGALLGTVLGTVALALGIQSKSSLQRLGVAEGQAMALIGMIFGGLDIAIGLLALLVLFLK; encoded by the coding sequence ATGCCTTTTTATTACTGCCCGAACTGTGGTGCTTCCAATCCCGATTCGGCGGCGGCCTGCTACAACTGTGGAGCACCGAACCCGACGGCGCAGACCACGGACGCCACACCGCCGGCCGCGACCAATCCGTTCGAGGCGCCGACCCAACCGCAATCCCCCTATCAGGCGCCGTCCTATCCTCCCTATCCGCCGCCGGTGACGCCCTCGCCTTACGGAATGCCGCCAGCACCCTATCAACAGCCTTATGTGACTCCTGATGTCACTCCGGCGTATGGGCCGCCACTCTACGGACCGGTTGGGTATCAGGACCCGGCATTTTCGGTCGAGGCACAGCGCTGGCAGGGGCAGGCACGGACGGCACTGATCCTGGGAGTTCTGGGAGTTCCGGGGATGCTCTGTTGTATGTCGCCGGGTGCATTACTGGGTACGGTGTTAGGTACAGTTGCCTTGGCGCTCGGTATCCAATCAAAAAGCAGCCTGCAGCGCCTGGGTGTCGCTGAAGGTCAAGCCATGGCCCTCATTGGTATGATTTTCGGTGGTTTGGACATTGCCATCGGGCTGCTGGCCCTGTTGGTCCTCTTTCTCAAGTGA
- a CDS encoding TM2 domain-containing protein gives MMSPPPGGQVPGAEKRMSAALLAILLGGFGAHKFLLGYQQEGLIMAAGTIGGFILAVVIGLVTCGVGFILFIIPFAVSVIGLIEGVMYLNKSDEEFVRTYVQGRRPWF, from the coding sequence ATGATGTCTCCTCCACCAGGGGGGCAAGTGCCAGGTGCAGAAAAGCGAATGTCGGCGGCCTTGCTGGCGATCCTTCTCGGTGGTTTCGGCGCACACAAATTCCTGCTCGGCTACCAGCAGGAAGGGCTCATCATGGCCGCTGGTACTATCGGCGGCTTTATCCTGGCCGTTGTCATCGGCCTTGTGACCTGTGGCGTTGGGTTTATTCTGTTCATCATCCCCTTTGCGGTTTCTGTCATCGGGCTGATTGAAGGTGTGATGTACCTGAACAAAAGTGATGAAGAGTTTGTGCGGACGTATGTTCAGGGGCGGCGCCCCTGGTTTTGA
- a CDS encoding ABC transporter ATP-binding protein — protein sequence METHTAAVEMRGVTKRFGSLVANDAVTLTIAPQTVHALIGENGAGKSTAMNILYGLYTPDAGDIRLRGQPVHFTSPRDAIAAGLGMVHQHFMLVPTLTVLENIILGAEPRAGWMVDKSGARRRVLDLCERYRLRANPDALIGELSVGEQQRVEILKTLYRGADILILDEPTAVLTPPEVEELFAVLRTLRQQGKTIILITHKLAEVLAISDRVTVMRDGRVVGEVETHDTSAEALARLMVGREVLLRVEKTPARPQDVLLEVRQLTALKSNGTPALQGVSLQVRAGEIVGIAGVEGNGQSELIECLAGLLKPTGGEMLLLGQSLVGKSPRAIRALGVAHIPEDRHKRALLLDFDLSDNVILGDHYHPPAARLGFLDRPRINERTEALLQAFDVRPPNRRALSRSLSGGNQQKLVVGREFELPPKLLLVSQPTRGVDIGAIEFIHRKLLKLRDAGVGILLVSAELEEVLSLSDRLLVMYDGRIVGNVEPDQVSQSELGLMMTGAVHSDAAVEHR from the coding sequence ATGGAAACTCACACTGCTGCCGTCGAGATGCGCGGGGTCACGAAGCGTTTTGGGTCTCTGGTGGCCAATGACGCGGTGACGCTCACCATTGCCCCGCAGACGGTTCACGCCCTCATCGGGGAAAACGGCGCTGGCAAGTCCACGGCCATGAACATCCTCTATGGCCTGTACACGCCGGATGCCGGGGACATCCGGCTGCGCGGTCAGCCGGTCCACTTCACTTCGCCACGCGACGCCATTGCCGCCGGCCTGGGCATGGTTCACCAGCACTTCATGCTCGTGCCGACGCTGACCGTGCTCGAAAACATCATCCTTGGCGCGGAACCGCGGGCGGGGTGGATGGTGGATAAGTCCGGTGCCCGGCGCCGGGTGCTCGATTTGTGCGAGCGCTACAGGCTGCGCGCCAACCCGGATGCCCTCATCGGGGAGTTGTCGGTTGGCGAGCAGCAGCGCGTCGAAATCCTCAAGACCCTCTACCGTGGCGCGGACATTCTGATTCTCGATGAGCCGACGGCCGTTCTGACGCCGCCGGAAGTCGAGGAACTCTTTGCAGTGCTGCGGACGCTCCGCCAGCAGGGCAAAACCATCATCCTCATCACCCACAAGCTGGCCGAGGTGCTGGCGATTTCCGACCGTGTGACCGTGATGCGCGATGGGCGCGTGGTGGGGGAAGTCGAAACCCATGACACCTCGGCGGAAGCTCTGGCCCGGTTGATGGTTGGGCGCGAGGTGCTGCTGCGCGTTGAAAAAACGCCGGCCCGCCCCCAGGACGTGCTGCTTGAGGTCAGGCAACTCACGGCTCTGAAGTCCAATGGGACGCCGGCACTCCAGGGCGTATCGCTGCAGGTTCGCGCCGGAGAAATCGTCGGGATTGCCGGGGTGGAAGGGAATGGACAGTCGGAACTCATTGAATGTCTGGCCGGGCTTCTGAAGCCAACCGGTGGGGAAATGCTGTTGCTTGGCCAGTCGCTGGTGGGGAAATCACCCCGCGCCATCCGGGCGCTGGGCGTGGCGCACATCCCGGAAGACCGCCACAAACGCGCCCTGCTGCTGGATTTCGACCTGTCGGACAACGTTATCTTGGGAGACCATTACCATCCTCCGGCAGCCCGTTTGGGATTTCTTGACCGCCCGCGCATCAACGAGCGAACGGAGGCGCTCCTGCAGGCCTTTGATGTCCGCCCACCCAATCGCCGGGCGCTTTCCCGCTCATTGTCAGGAGGGAATCAGCAGAAGCTTGTCGTCGGACGGGAGTTTGAGCTGCCACCAAAACTTCTGCTCGTGTCCCAGCCGACCCGTGGGGTGGACATCGGTGCCATCGAGTTCATTCACCGCAAGCTGCTGAAGCTGCGCGATGCCGGGGTGGGCATCCTGCTGGTATCGGCGGAACTGGAGGAAGTTTTGTCCCTTAGCGACCGCCTTCTGGTCATGTATGATGGGCGCATCGTCGGTAACGTTGAGCCGGACCAGGTTTCCCAGTCCGAGCTGGGACTGATGATGACCGGCGCTGTCCATTCTGACGCGGCTGTGGAGCATCGCTGA
- a CDS encoding zinc ribbon domain-containing protein, whose protein sequence is MQDRTYRLPAGFNLTALANDIRHFFLMRDHRVQVVPVGEATVIQAVRDSTLTTLLGQSSALTVRLQVVGDRLLVEIGTSKWLEKAALGVVGYVLLGPLVVLPIVGAFNQLKLVEDLWTHIDSRLAQPFEAYAPVAPPEPSYRGYQPPPPAEQRCLACQSPMPANAIFCSRCGAKASVVPHTAEAASGMPSCPQCGLVNQMGARFCSGCGYRFP, encoded by the coding sequence ATGCAAGACCGCACCTATCGTCTTCCCGCAGGATTCAACCTCACGGCGCTGGCCAACGACATTCGGCACTTTTTCCTGATGCGGGACCATCGCGTACAGGTTGTGCCGGTCGGTGAAGCCACGGTCATCCAGGCCGTTCGGGACTCAACGCTGACGACCCTGCTGGGACAGTCTTCTGCCCTGACGGTACGGCTTCAGGTTGTAGGTGACCGCCTGCTCGTCGAGATTGGCACGAGCAAGTGGCTGGAGAAAGCCGCTCTGGGTGTGGTCGGCTACGTTTTGCTGGGGCCGCTTGTCGTCCTTCCCATCGTCGGCGCTTTCAATCAACTCAAGCTGGTCGAGGACTTGTGGACCCATATTGACAGCCGTCTGGCGCAGCCCTTCGAGGCGTATGCACCGGTGGCGCCACCCGAACCGTCGTACCGGGGCTATCAGCCTCCCCCGCCGGCTGAACAACGCTGTCTTGCCTGTCAGTCCCCGATGCCAGCCAATGCCATTTTCTGTTCACGGTGCGGAGCCAAAGCCTCCGTCGTGCCCCACACCGCAGAAGCGGCGTCCGGGATGCCGTCCTGTCCCCAGTGTGGACTCGTCAACCAGATGGGCGCGCGTTTCTGCTCCGGCTGCGGCTACCGTTTTCCATAG
- a CDS encoding peptidylprolyl isomerase, whose protein sequence is MTFPDTQKRTAQCRMALLSLVLTVLLASGCTSPPPAQPPSLPPPPPPSAPASPPATTPAKRLVATLETTKGRIRFELLTQDAPKTCENFRLLAERKYFNGITFHRVIKGFMIQTGDPKGDGTGGESAFGGEFADEIDPKSPLYLAGYKAGIVAMANRGPNTNGSQFFIMHRDYQLPPSYTIFGRVFEGQDVVDAIAETPTYQGPEMLMRDRPLTPIRIISATVSEF, encoded by the coding sequence ATGACATTCCCTGACACTCAAAAGCGCACGGCGCAATGCCGGATGGCGCTGCTCTCACTGGTGCTGACCGTGCTTCTGGCCTCTGGCTGCACCTCTCCGCCCCCGGCGCAACCGCCCTCCCTTCCGCCTCCACCGCCGCCATCTGCGCCAGCATCACCTCCGGCGACGACCCCCGCCAAGCGTCTGGTGGCAACCCTGGAAACGACCAAGGGCCGGATTCGCTTTGAACTGCTGACGCAGGACGCGCCCAAAACCTGTGAAAACTTCCGTCTGCTGGCCGAGCGAAAGTATTTCAATGGCATAACGTTTCACCGTGTCATCAAGGGCTTCATGATTCAGACCGGCGATCCCAAAGGTGACGGGACGGGCGGCGAATCTGCCTTTGGCGGTGAATTTGCCGATGAAATTGACCCCAAATCGCCGCTGTATCTGGCCGGGTACAAAGCCGGTATCGTGGCCATGGCCAATCGCGGTCCGAACACCAACGGCAGCCAGTTTTTCATCATGCACCGGGATTACCAGCTTCCGCCGTCCTACACGATTTTCGGGCGGGTGTTTGAAGGTCAGGACGTGGTGGATGCCATTGCCGAGACGCCAACCTACCAGGGCCCGGAAATGCTGATGCGGGACCGCCCCCTGACGCCCATCCGCATCATTTCGGCGACGGTCAGCGAATTTTGA